In the Isosphaeraceae bacterium EP7 genome, one interval contains:
- a CDS encoding DUF3592 domain-containing protein, with protein sequence MGTTILRIVMVAFGVAILIVGLTRARRSFRLARSGIRTVAVVVASEGDVDTVPEIDVEFEGRISGERHRARLTSGSGGPPVGELIEVLYDPDEPGVACGSSLSQMWFCPVCFTGLGMIIVLAACFGEPGSG encoded by the coding sequence ATGGGGACGACCATACTGCGAATCGTGATGGTCGCCTTCGGCGTGGCCATCCTCATTGTCGGTCTGACCAGGGCCAGACGATCCTTCCGACTCGCGAGGTCGGGCATCCGGACCGTCGCCGTCGTGGTCGCCTCCGAGGGGGACGTGGATACCGTCCCCGAGATCGACGTCGAGTTCGAGGGCCGGATCTCCGGGGAGCGACACCGGGCTCGACTGACCAGCGGCAGCGGCGGGCCTCCCGTCGGCGAACTGATCGAGGTCCTCTATGATCCGGATGAACCGGGCGTTGCCTGCGGCTCGTCGCTCTCGCAGATGTGGTTCTGCCCGGTCTGCTTCACAGGTCTCGGGATGATCATCGTGCTGGCGGCATGCTTCGGGGAGCCGGGGAGCGGGTGA